From Cyprinus carpio isolate SPL01 chromosome A18, ASM1834038v1, whole genome shotgun sequence:
tatgtggacatatttgcataataccgcccaaatgtttacgcaaagaaagaaggcgtggctTCATGAACCGCAGtaagtgttgaagcagccatgtcaggaaGATGCTGTTTgtatctaggtgaaagcaaaagcactttattttgccttccgaaagtagatgcatttaggaatctttaagattacgtacaacagaacagcaatgcatttttatgGACGACTGTTTTCGttaacctaggagaggaggtaattctgactttgctacgacaatctggcgctcctgaatcagctactgtaagtatgttttgttattagtttaagtatttgctattgactgttcaaatgcagactTTTGCATgtcttgcatgtgtgtgtatgtgtgtgcgtgcacgtgtgtgtgtgagagagacagagagagagacagagacagagagagagagagagagagagacagggtcacacagtggagtcagttgtcttaaccgtccatggcttgtgtactgcaaacacataggagcttcatcaccgTATCTGTcatgcgactctgttcccctttcaggcttgaactgatggtaaaactaaggacattattagctgtctttacatttattttgaaagatgaatctCGCGATTAGGGAAAGGGGCCGTATCTGTcatgcgactctgttcccctttgcggtgttcggccaatcacaatgcactggttcagttggccaatcagagcagactgcgcttgtcagaaggaggggaCTTTGTAGAAAAATGACCCGTTAGAGAGAGtcagggcatagaggacctacaataatgtacagtatttgaaaaagaatgttttttgaacattaaagcatgtcaaacatattctgttacaccaaatacaaaaaataatgatcttttaaaaaagcatcatatgaccccattaactccatacttttaaatgatttcaattatattgctgtatattatttacatacatacatacacacacacacatattataatgTATTCTATATCACATTGTAACTAGGGACTCCTAAACACTGGATTTATGGGCAGCGGTGGACAAGGCACAATAGGCATCAGATGTGGCTTCATCAAGTGctgccagcattttttagagtccATCTTTCAGCTCCACAATATTCGGCAGATAGGCAGACCATCAGTCACAATACATATTAAATCTACGTCATACCCTGAGTAAAGACAGCATTCCCTCATAAACAATACAGCTCACTTTCAGCAACTtattaaagttaattatttaCTTGATCCAGAGGATCACAAGTTTATTTCCTCTTTATTGCACAAGGTTTTGTTGTTGCATGATCGGACACTCCTACTGCTGGGATTCCCGAATGCCATTGGTGGGCCTGCATAATAGCCATAGCTTTTGAAAGTATGATCATAATGTTTCAATTCTCTGCCATGAGCCTGATTCAACCACTTGAATGTTTGTTAGATTGATTTTCTGTTGGGTCTGGGATCATGAGaggttaaaacatttataaaaagatGAAGAAATACTGCCACATAGCATATTCTGGTTGTATTGTATGATGTGaggttaaaacatttataaaaagatGAAGAAATACTGCCATAAACACTGCAACTGCTAAATCCATATATTGAAAGACCCCAGAGagtaacaaaaaatgacaaaatgaaaaaagataattgcaatattttttttttattatttaagcctacaaaaattatattaacctCTATAATAATGAGTGCttgcattattttgtccaacccctgtgtcttttagtttcaatcagTTTTGTGTTCCCTAATCACATTAAAAGTCACACTATCCAGAGTCAGTCAGGAGAGCTACAGTAGGAAGTCACTACTGCATCCTGTTTGTCTTTAATCAAACAGGCTCCAGCCATGCAAGAGATCCTCAAAACAGACTGGCGCGTGAATGTCATGTGATGCATTTTGGATTTGTCAGCAAATACATACAGTCCTGCAGACAAAGGCATTGACTGACTGTCTTTCACTCTTTCATACAAGATCACAGCTTTGATTGCAAGTATATGATCAGCAACTTTGCATGTGTGTTGATGTGACCTGCAGCTTAATGCCAAATTCATCCCCAAATCAGCACTTCATGAGTTAAAATCTAACCAGCCTGACAGTGACTCCATCTATGTTTATTCAGAGATTTCTTCCACTCATCCTTAGAAGAAATACTGAAGGAACCATCTTACCTTCTATGGGCGGCCTTTGAAAATGGTGTTGAACAATATGGAGGGGAATTGCAGTCACACaatgcagtcatttcaataggaatccacactAGTGAGAACTTAGATATCTCcatgcagatttttttatgttaatttttagaCCTTTTTTGTCTGTGAAATTTTGCTACATTTTGGCTAAAGTGACTTATCAGCAAATCTGTTCGACTGCTGCAAACAAACACCTGCATAAAGCACCTCCATTGTCGCAAATGCCTTCAGACTTGCAATAGCAGAAGGTTTATATAGCTTACATACTGTAttcataatgtatgtatgtatgtattgtatttgagatatttttaggttttagttatttttggttTTACAGCGCACaggtttttaaaattttcaacACTTACTCTTAATGTGTGTGCATAAAGCATCCTTGAAAgacattctaaaaacattttgagaaattAGCTCGGGTTTTGACATCAAGCCAACATCAACTGTAAACTAAAAGGGGCGTTGTACACCTATTCTGTTCTGTAGACTTTGTTCTTCAATGCCAGGGCTTCAAGGACAATAACGATGCATGTTTCATACCTTTGATACCCCTCATGCACAATTCTCACTATTCATTCTTTCCTGATCAGGAAGGAGCAAGACTACTAGCATTAAGCGCGCTTATGACCTGTAATTCACCTGACGCACTACAGGACCGCAGTGAGGTGTAATTACTGTAAACACATCCACTTACTCAATGAAGAAACTCGCTCCTTCCTTCGTAAATCCTTCCTCCCAACCTGTGGGTAGATCTAGGAGGCGAGAAAAATAGCACGTTTGCGGAACTTTTAgcattcatttattctttcatGGTAGCCTATGCAACACCGACATATCACTTAAATACTGAAATCTCTAAAGCTAAATGGAAGCATGAATGCACTTACCGGATCGGATCATGTGTCCAGAATTGACAGGTTCACCAGTGCAGGGATGAAGCCAAGAAGTGCTTCTCGTCTCATCGCTGACAGGAAAACAAACCACCTGTTAGCGATGCAATTGGCTGGGAAACACTCGAACGGTATGAGAAAGAAATTCTTACTAATGTCATATTAAGCATATATCCTCACTTTATGAAAAAGACCCTGCCGTCGCAGCACACCCCGTAACAGTAGTTCTCAGGTAAGGTGTCCCGCCGGAGCGGCGCCGCCATTATTCCCGTGTAAAGTCCCGTCTACCTCATATTCCCTCCGCGCTGTCCTCCTTTGCAGCGCTCGGGCAAAAGGCGATTAAAGGGGAGGGCTAACTTTGCACTTGGCTTTCAGTGACTAAGGTTGGCcgacaaaaaaagataaattccTTACAATACAGACTATCGTCCTGCAACGTAGAGAAATCCATTGCTCACGGTCTTGAgatatcatataataattataataatatttgtatttttttagtccAAACAGATTTAGTCAACACttgtctgtatttgttttgtagtgCTTGGTGTTCCAATGCATTGAATGTTCCCTATGCATGTCTTTCAaagcattgatttatttatttattagattctgctgtttgtgtgatttttgttgCAGAATAGCCTTtgggttgccaggtctgtgtaAGATAAACGCATACAGTTCCGCTTCTTATCCATAGGTTAGTTaagctttatttacacaaatgcagATTTGATAAAGATTCTGTAAgttttgtgacatttaaaaatgacttgataatttattttaatcagtaaaGCACTGAAAGAAGAGTGTCTTAAAACTCTTTACAATACTTAAACTGCAATAGCCTATACtgattatctatttatttgttttttattttagttatttattgtgGTTGTTTATTTATATCTATCCTGCTTGGAAttattgtggttgtgtgtgtgttttctttcttatttctttGGACATACTACTCCAGTTGTAAATTTCCATAGAAAATAGTAGCCAG
This genomic window contains:
- the LOC122148508 gene encoding pleckstrin homology domain-containing family A member 7-like: MAAPLRRDTLPENYCYGVCCDGRVFFINDETRSTSWLHPCTGEPVNSGHMIRSDLPTGWEEGFTKEGASFFIDHNQRTTTFIHPVTGQISAENSDFRLQDQ